A region from the Sulfurospirillum oryzae genome encodes:
- the rsmG gene encoding 16S rRNA (guanine(527)-N(7))-methyltransferase RsmG, with protein MMSTPYTLPKDFWNTSEILIELLLKYNQTHNITGAKTKEAVVKNIEDSIYPLQFLHVNEIKSAIDIGTGAGFPGLFLALALPHAHFTLFEPIAKKSAFLHLAKTTLDLKNVDISTNRVEKVVPFKVDLISSRAVTNTKMLIKLCKNFITPDTTLLFYKGELVEEETRGLRNCQVHQRDKRYYLVMKDVDVA; from the coding sequence ATGATGAGCACTCCATATACTCTTCCAAAAGATTTTTGGAACACTTCCGAAATACTCATCGAACTTCTTTTAAAGTACAATCAAACACATAATATCACGGGCGCAAAAACCAAAGAAGCGGTAGTTAAAAATATTGAAGACAGTATCTATCCATTACAATTTTTACATGTAAACGAGATAAAAAGTGCTATTGATATTGGCACAGGGGCAGGATTTCCAGGATTATTTTTAGCACTTGCTCTGCCTCATGCGCATTTTACACTTTTTGAGCCTATCGCTAAAAAAAGTGCCTTTTTACACCTTGCAAAAACAACGCTAGATCTCAAAAATGTCGATATATCTACCAACAGAGTTGAGAAGGTCGTTCCTTTTAAAGTCGATCTCATCAGCTCTCGCGCTGTGACTAACACTAAAATGTTGATCAAGTTGTGTAAAAATTTTATTACTCCAGATACCACATTGCTTTTTTACAAAGGGGAATTGGTCGAAGAGGAGACGAGAGGGTTGCGAAATTGTCAGGTTCACCAACGTGATAAGCGCTACTATTTAGTTATGAAGGATGTTGATGTTGCTTAA
- a CDS encoding PP0621 family protein — protein MLLKIALFAVVVFLVYIFFFKNNRKEEIQKSASTKVLEGETMVECQACSTFISHNEAIIKDGHFYCSKECARLP, from the coding sequence ATGTTGCTTAAAATTGCATTGTTTGCAGTTGTTGTTTTTTTAGTGTATATCTTTTTTTTCAAAAACAACCGCAAAGAAGAGATTCAAAAAAGTGCCTCTACAAAAGTATTAGAGGGGGAGACGATGGTCGAGTGCCAAGCGTGTTCAACCTTTATCAGCCATAATGAGGCCATTATCAAAGATGGTCATTTTTACTGCTCGAAAGAGTGTGCGAGGTTACCTTAA
- a CDS encoding GGDEF domain-containing protein, which produces MQKNHYFILATIITLLYWVLDAYTNVSLYDSAFMDELLLKTPHTLPFIKVLTAGLLFTLSLTPLAFKQRVHKQTKAPLNEFEELQKVADILFSSLSTKINVIKSLEILEEALHLESSLLFIYNKDSLTLYNENDFIKAAFRSKEILPFHTNVTRSSVEEIAVACFIEKRALSQDNIKMENKHFTLFSFALQESRSEKPLGNLMLATSHPHFVEQNSAMIQKFNQMLTFALSVAAKKELLQNLHAQHSSTPTNQHFDIVLNIMNYLKLQEHIEHEFNRQKRYHTALTLVLIDITMLKNLTKIFPIEAIVTFKKDFIQLVKKNTREVDIFGKWTNDQFALLLPDVDFRAGQRVAQKLQAILEETKFARVGKISCCYGITSLSPKDTVGSFKARAENALVAASAKEGNAIEIKLQTTELNHNAF; this is translated from the coding sequence ATGCAAAAAAATCACTATTTTATCTTAGCCACGATTATTACCCTTCTTTACTGGGTTTTGGATGCGTACACCAATGTATCATTGTATGACTCTGCTTTTATGGATGAACTCCTTCTTAAAACACCGCATACACTTCCTTTTATAAAAGTTCTCACCGCTGGGCTTCTCTTTACACTCAGCCTTACACCTTTGGCGTTTAAACAACGAGTCCATAAACAAACAAAGGCCCCTTTAAATGAATTTGAAGAGCTTCAAAAAGTTGCCGATATTCTTTTTTCGTCTCTTTCAACAAAAATCAATGTAATCAAATCTCTAGAAATTCTTGAAGAAGCGTTACATCTTGAGTCAAGCCTTCTTTTCATTTATAACAAAGATTCACTGACACTTTACAATGAAAATGACTTTATCAAAGCGGCATTTCGCTCCAAAGAGATTTTACCTTTCCACACAAATGTCACTAGAAGCTCCGTTGAAGAGATAGCCGTTGCCTGCTTTATAGAAAAACGTGCCTTATCACAAGATAACATTAAAATGGAGAATAAACACTTCACGCTTTTTAGCTTTGCACTTCAAGAATCTCGCAGCGAAAAACCGCTGGGAAATTTAATGCTCGCAACTTCTCATCCACATTTTGTGGAGCAAAATAGTGCAATGATCCAAAAATTTAATCAAATGCTAACATTTGCACTCTCCGTAGCTGCAAAAAAAGAGCTCTTGCAAAACCTCCATGCTCAACATTCTAGCACTCCAACAAACCAACATTTTGATATTGTTCTCAATATCATGAATTATTTAAAACTTCAAGAGCATATTGAACATGAATTTAATCGACAAAAACGCTATCACACAGCATTAACGCTCGTACTTATTGATATTACGATGCTTAAAAATCTCACTAAAATTTTCCCCATAGAGGCTATCGTTACCTTTAAAAAAGACTTTATACAGTTGGTGAAGAAAAATACTCGTGAAGTCGATATTTTTGGTAAATGGACAAATGATCAATTTGCATTGCTTCTGCCTGATGTTGATTTTCGTGCAGGACAAAGAGTTGCACAAAAACTTCAAGCAATTTTAGAAGAGACAAAATTTGCGAGAGTAGGAAAAATCAGTTGTTGTTATGGCATCACCTCACTCTCACCTAAAGACACCGTTGGTAGTTTTAAAGCAAGAGCCGAGAATGCGCTTGTCGCAGCATCGGCAAAAGAAGGCAACGCCATTGAGATCAAACTTCAAACGACAGAGTTAAACCACAACGCGTTTTAA
- a CDS encoding alanine racemase, producing MAFITINKAHFFHNLDLLCAKAGGKTKLMAVLKDNAYGHDLRLMASLASEYGLSKAAVKNIEEAESIADLFEEVLVLVDHPTSKILAPSISLAAHSCEALQALPEGTSIHLSLDTGMHRNGIKEVQIDEALALIHAKKLRLRGVFTHFRSSDELSSEFFWQRANFERAKKRIKVLATHYNLPKISFHSCNSAGLLRTNSLGDDDYARSGISMYGYTTLNPLIATFDLKPVLSLWAEKLSTRILKKGERVGYGGVYEAKEDELISTYDIGYGDGFFRFDGFDPVVMADGSFTKGRMSMDSFCLGGDAQSVCMFDDANPLAQQFHTISYEIITKLYPALKRVVV from the coding sequence ATGGCATTTATTACGATTAACAAAGCGCACTTTTTTCACAATCTTGATCTTTTGTGCGCTAAAGCTGGGGGCAAAACAAAGCTCATGGCTGTTTTGAAAGACAATGCTTACGGGCATGATCTAAGACTTATGGCTTCTCTTGCTTCAGAGTATGGTTTGAGCAAAGCGGCTGTTAAAAACATTGAAGAAGCGGAGTCTATTGCAGATCTTTTTGAAGAAGTTTTGGTTCTAGTCGATCATCCTACCTCAAAAATACTTGCTCCTTCCATTTCACTCGCTGCTCATTCGTGTGAAGCACTTCAAGCGCTGCCTGAGGGGACTTCTATTCATCTAAGCCTTGATACAGGCATGCACCGAAATGGCATAAAAGAAGTGCAAATTGATGAGGCATTAGCATTGATTCATGCTAAAAAGCTACGTTTGAGAGGTGTTTTTACCCATTTTAGAAGTTCAGATGAGCTTAGTAGTGAATTTTTCTGGCAACGTGCTAATTTTGAGCGTGCAAAAAAACGTATTAAAGTATTGGCTACGCACTATAACTTACCTAAGATTTCATTTCATTCTTGCAACTCAGCAGGGCTCCTTCGCACAAATTCTTTAGGCGATGATGATTATGCGAGGTCAGGTATTTCGATGTATGGCTACACAACGCTCAATCCTTTAATCGCGACATTTGATCTAAAACCCGTTCTCTCTCTTTGGGCAGAAAAACTTAGTACTCGCATTCTTAAAAAAGGTGAACGTGTAGGTTATGGCGGTGTTTATGAAGCAAAAGAGGATGAGTTAATCTCAACCTATGATATTGGCTATGGAGATGGTTTTTTCCGTTTTGATGGCTTTGATCCCGTTGTAATGGCAGATGGTAGCTTTACAAAAGGACGGATGTCCATGGATAGTTTCTGTCTAGGTGGAGATGCTCAAAGTGTCTGCATGTTTGATGACGCCAATCCTTTAGCGCAACAGTTTCATACGATTAGTTATGAGATTATAACCAAGCTCTATCCAGCATTAAAACGCGTTGTGGTTTAA
- a CDS encoding L,D-transpeptidase family protein: MRYLVFLSLFALALYAATAEDIYKIYKTKGINAVEDFLKKEFESKEIKEVPVKEAKKEKEVIKEPTVKLGQRLFVKPKTPSEKDAVSRDFWLKHLKNMDLGYGYYEDVESLIVCEKEKKHCEVYHIEEDGLKLVRGHDDVIMGKNGDKVKRGDLKTPVGVYEITKRFKPTNQFYGPLAFSLSYPNLFDVLRNKSGDGIWIHGMPIDGKDRDDLSKGCVVMENSAILTLDTEINAQSAVVIIGESKVPKMTREQIAMILSEVYKWQRAWKVNDINAYLNFYSNDFKKSDGSGKLQFSNMKKQIFSRKENKMILFENMSVVPYPTIDDRKLFKVAFLQTYKSPSFSSKGDKELYLELVGDKMQILAEK, from the coding sequence ATGCGTTATCTTGTCTTTTTATCTCTGTTTGCTCTTGCCTTATATGCGGCAACGGCTGAAGATATTTATAAAATTTACAAAACAAAAGGCATTAACGCCGTCGAGGATTTTCTTAAAAAAGAGTTTGAGTCTAAAGAGATTAAAGAAGTACCTGTAAAAGAGGCTAAAAAAGAGAAAGAGGTCATTAAAGAGCCTACGGTTAAATTGGGACAAAGACTTTTTGTAAAACCTAAAACACCAAGCGAAAAAGATGCGGTATCTCGCGATTTTTGGTTGAAACACCTTAAAAATATGGATCTTGGTTACGGCTATTATGAAGATGTTGAGTCGCTCATTGTCTGTGAAAAAGAGAAAAAACATTGTGAAGTTTATCATATCGAAGAAGATGGCTTAAAACTGGTTCGTGGACACGATGATGTTATTATGGGTAAAAATGGTGATAAAGTTAAACGAGGTGATCTTAAAACGCCTGTGGGTGTGTATGAAATCACTAAACGCTTTAAGCCAACCAACCAATTTTACGGACCACTTGCATTCTCGCTCTCTTATCCAAATCTTTTTGATGTCTTGAGAAATAAAAGTGGCGATGGCATTTGGATTCACGGTATGCCAATAGACGGTAAAGATAGGGATGATTTAAGTAAGGGTTGTGTGGTTATGGAAAACAGTGCCATTTTAACCCTTGATACCGAAATTAATGCGCAAAGTGCCGTTGTGATTATTGGTGAGTCAAAAGTTCCTAAAATGACACGTGAACAGATTGCAATGATTTTAAGCGAAGTTTATAAATGGCAACGTGCTTGGAAAGTTAATGATATTAATGCTTACTTGAATTTTTATTCGAATGATTTTAAAAAGTCTGATGGATCGGGAAAACTACAATTTTCAAATATGAAAAAACAGATTTTCTCACGCAAAGAGAACAAAATGATTCTCTTTGAAAATATGAGTGTTGTGCCTTACCCAACCATTGACGATCGCAAACTCTTTAAAGTGGCGTTTCTTCAAACTTACAAAAGCCCTTCATTTAGCTCTAAAGGCGATAAAGAGCTTTATTTAGAATTGGTTGGCGATAAGATGCAAATATTGGCTGAAAAATAA
- a CDS encoding NADH-quinone oxidoreductase subunit A — translation MSLELILASSIVALLVILLPTLFLLSKKLGPSSVGNKAKNSVYESGISSPIGSSESRFSAKFYLVAVLFVLFDVEIVFMFPWAVNVRELSLLGLFEMFTFIGLLLFGLIYIYRIKALSWQ, via the coding sequence ATGTCCTTAGAACTCATTTTGGCTTCTTCTATCGTCGCTCTACTGGTCATCCTTCTACCCACACTTTTTTTACTCAGTAAAAAACTAGGACCTTCTAGTGTTGGGAATAAAGCAAAAAATAGCGTTTACGAAAGTGGTATTAGCTCTCCCATTGGAAGTAGCGAGAGTCGCTTTAGTGCTAAATTTTATCTGGTTGCTGTCTTATTTGTTCTCTTTGATGTCGAGATTGTTTTTATGTTTCCATGGGCAGTCAATGTACGAGAACTCAGTCTTTTGGGGCTATTTGAGATGTTTACATTTATTGGACTGCTTCTTTTTGGACTTATTTACATTTACCGTATCAAGGCACTCTCATGGCAGTAG
- a CDS encoding NADH-quinone oxidoreductase subunit B — MAVGAEAIFGESLITTTLDSAISWARESSMWPYIFGTACCAIEFMSVASSKYDISRFGAEVVRFSPRQADLLIIAGTISYKQAPILKKIYDQMNEPKWVISAGACACSGGFYDNYTTLQGVDSIIPVDVYVAGCPPRPEAFLDALLEIQKIQATQSLLEDRAKRVFKGVLDA, encoded by the coding sequence ATGGCAGTAGGCGCAGAAGCAATTTTTGGCGAAAGCCTCATCACGACAACACTAGACAGTGCCATTTCGTGGGCAAGAGAGTCTTCCATGTGGCCTTACATCTTTGGAACAGCGTGTTGTGCGATAGAGTTTATGAGTGTCGCAAGTAGCAAATACGACATCTCTCGTTTTGGTGCTGAAGTCGTGCGTTTCTCTCCACGCCAAGCCGATCTTCTTATTATTGCAGGAACGATTAGCTACAAACAAGCACCGATTTTAAAAAAGATTTACGATCAGATGAATGAACCTAAATGGGTTATTAGTGCAGGAGCCTGTGCGTGCAGTGGCGGCTTTTATGACAACTACACCACGCTTCAAGGTGTTGATAGTATCATTCCTGTCGATGTCTATGTCGCAGGCTGTCCTCCTCGTCCCGAGGCTTTTTTAGATGCCCTTTTGGAGATTCAAAAAATTCAAGCAACACAGAGTCTTTTAGAAGACCGTGCGAAAAGAGTTTTCAAAGGAGTGTTGGATGCCTAA
- the nuoD gene encoding NADH dehydrogenase (quinone) subunit D, which translates to MPKAFKKLLEKHYTIDAYGAYILSKELILQALQILQEEDNYPFLVDITAIDYLHVKNQPERFAIVYLLRDENFKNLITLKTYIDSSLATQSITSLFKSANWAEREIWDQYGIHFKSHPNLKRILNHKEFKGHPLRKDYPITQGQLCHKSDDLMDEMTPRLKTKGYTSQEELMFLNLGPAHPASHGTIRTFVALDGENITCAVSEIGYLHRGFEKSCENHTYNQIIPYTDRLNYCSAILNNIAYAHAVEGILGVDLPERAKFIRVIIGELSRIIDHLVCLAAILVDMGALTNYWYLYNPREKVYDLLSKLTGARLTNSYMRIGGMSHDLYDGFEHDLNACLKEIEQGVGETLKLIEHNRIFHDRTQNVGIITKEDAINRGLTGPNLRACGVPYDLRVSAPYYHYETFDFDIALGSVGDVYDRMMVRFEEIKQSTRIIHQAMQRLPEGAICVQDHAISLPPKKEVYTNIEGLMNQFKLIYEGVKVPPMEYYRAIEGANGELGFFIISDGSGTPYKVKVRPPCFYAMAAYPRIIEGSMIADAVLTLGSLNIIAGELDR; encoded by the coding sequence ATGCCTAAAGCATTTAAAAAACTTCTTGAAAAACACTACACGATAGACGCTTATGGTGCTTACATTCTCTCAAAAGAGCTTATTTTACAAGCGTTACAGATACTTCAAGAAGAAGACAATTATCCTTTTTTGGTCGACATAACCGCCATCGATTATTTACATGTAAAGAATCAGCCTGAGCGTTTTGCCATTGTTTATCTTCTGCGTGATGAGAATTTTAAGAACCTTATCACCCTTAAAACCTACATCGACAGTTCACTTGCAACTCAGAGCATCACGTCACTTTTTAAAAGTGCCAACTGGGCAGAGCGAGAAATTTGGGATCAGTATGGCATTCATTTTAAAAGCCACCCTAACCTCAAACGCATCCTTAACCACAAAGAGTTTAAGGGGCATCCATTGCGTAAAGATTATCCTATTACACAAGGTCAACTGTGTCATAAGAGCGATGATCTAATGGATGAAATGACACCTCGTCTTAAAACCAAAGGTTACACTTCACAAGAAGAGCTGATGTTTTTAAATTTAGGCCCTGCGCATCCCGCAAGCCATGGAACCATTCGCACCTTTGTAGCACTCGATGGTGAAAACATCACCTGTGCAGTAAGTGAGATCGGCTACTTGCATCGAGGCTTTGAGAAGTCATGCGAAAATCATACCTACAACCAAATTATTCCCTATACCGATAGGCTTAATTACTGCTCCGCGATTTTGAACAACATCGCTTATGCACACGCGGTTGAGGGTATTTTGGGCGTTGATTTGCCAGAGCGTGCCAAGTTTATTCGCGTTATCATTGGTGAGCTTTCACGCATCATCGACCATCTGGTCTGTTTGGCGGCTATTTTAGTCGATATGGGAGCGCTTACCAACTACTGGTATCTTTACAATCCCCGTGAAAAAGTGTACGACCTTCTCTCAAAACTGACAGGAGCGCGCCTTACCAACTCTTATATGCGCATTGGCGGTATGAGTCACGACTTGTACGATGGTTTTGAGCATGACTTAAATGCCTGCCTTAAAGAGATTGAACAAGGGGTGGGTGAAACACTTAAACTCATTGAACACAACCGTATTTTTCATGATCGCACTCAAAATGTAGGCATTATCACCAAAGAAGATGCGATCAATCGTGGTCTTACAGGTCCAAACCTTCGGGCGTGCGGTGTTCCTTACGACCTTCGCGTGAGTGCGCCTTATTATCACTATGAGACATTTGATTTTGACATTGCTTTAGGCAGTGTAGGAGATGTTTATGACCGAATGATGGTACGTTTTGAAGAGATCAAACAGAGTACTCGCATTATCCATCAAGCGATGCAAAGATTGCCAGAGGGTGCTATTTGCGTGCAAGATCATGCCATCTCTTTACCGCCTAAAAAAGAGGTTTACACCAACATTGAAGGGTTGATGAATCAATTTAAGCTCATTTATGAAGGCGTTAAAGTTCCACCAATGGAGTATTACCGAGCGATTGAAGGTGCTAATGGAGAGCTTGGCTTTTTCATCATCAGCGATGGCAGTGGAACACCTTATAAAGTCAAGGTCAGACCGCCATGTTTTTACGCGATGGCTGCGTATCCTCGCATCATTGAAGGGTCTATGATCGCAGATGCCGTTTTAACACTAGGAAGTCTTAATATCATCGCAGGAGAGTTGGATCGATGA
- a CDS encoding NADH-quinone oxidoreductase subunit NuoE family protein, which produces MSTFSFNHINEEKFTALLERYPDKSSLMLPSLWMVQYQEGWISLDAMQYLAKKLECSAMDVYSVASFYTMFLLQPIGTYHLQLCKTLSCMLAGSKTMQEHLQERLGIRAGETSKDGKFTLSLVECLGSCGTSPCMRLNDDYIENLTVEKLDALLEELSHDR; this is translated from the coding sequence ATGAGCACTTTTTCGTTCAATCACATCAATGAGGAAAAATTCACGGCTCTTTTAGAGCGTTATCCCGATAAAAGCTCATTAATGCTCCCCTCCTTATGGATGGTGCAGTATCAAGAGGGGTGGATAAGCTTAGATGCCATGCAATACCTTGCCAAAAAGTTGGAATGCTCCGCGATGGATGTTTATTCCGTTGCCTCTTTTTACACAATGTTTCTTCTCCAACCCATCGGAACGTACCATTTGCAACTGTGCAAAACCCTCTCATGTATGCTCGCGGGCTCTAAAACCATGCAAGAACATTTGCAAGAACGTCTTGGCATACGAGCAGGTGAAACGAGTAAAGATGGTAAATTTACCCTCTCTTTAGTCGAGTGTTTAGGCTCTTGCGGTACAAGTCCTTGTATGCGCCTTAATGATGACTACATCGAAAACTTGACAGTTGAAAAGCTCGATGCCCTTTTGGAGGAGCTTTCACATGATCGTTAA
- the nuoF gene encoding NADH-quinone oxidoreductase subunit NuoF, with amino-acid sequence MIVKLVSKNFDIPEAYTLPIAREHGRYASLEKLFKMSPDEVTTEVEKSGLRGKGGGGAHTGEKWRLISPKNTKPVYLVINADEGEPGTFKDRQILEFDPHLLIEGIICSSYAIGAHHAYIYIRGEYVFWMNRLQNAIDEAYAAGILGESILGHKYALHVTIHKGAGAYICGEKTALLESLEGKRGHPRLKPKGKEPEWFFGNPTVVNNVETIASVPYIINEGYGAYQMYGTKESPGTMLFGISGHVERPGVYELPFGTSMKEVIYDLCGGIKNGKKLKAVIPGGSSVQILRADEIEDITLDYESLKAHGSSLGTGGMIVMDEDVSIPEVMKSLFEFYHHESCGQCTPCREGTGWVDRILAKILAGKGTKEDYQTILDACDMLNGKTICVFAPSVAFIAQSYLKKFKDEFEVLIK; translated from the coding sequence ATGATCGTTAAACTTGTCAGTAAAAATTTTGACATCCCCGAAGCCTACACACTTCCAATTGCTAGAGAACATGGCAGATACGCCTCTTTAGAGAAACTTTTTAAAATGAGCCCCGATGAAGTCACCACCGAAGTCGAAAAAAGCGGACTTCGTGGCAAAGGCGGAGGAGGTGCACATACGGGTGAGAAATGGCGACTGATCTCTCCCAAAAACACCAAACCCGTTTACTTGGTCATCAATGCCGATGAGGGTGAACCGGGAACGTTTAAAGACCGCCAGATTTTAGAGTTTGACCCACATCTTCTCATTGAGGGCATTATCTGCTCAAGTTACGCCATTGGCGCGCATCATGCATACATTTACATTCGTGGTGAGTACGTCTTTTGGATGAATCGTTTGCAAAATGCCATCGATGAAGCATACGCTGCTGGCATTTTGGGTGAGAGCATTCTAGGGCATAAGTATGCTTTACATGTAACGATTCACAAGGGGGCTGGTGCGTACATCTGTGGCGAGAAAACCGCTCTTTTAGAATCGCTAGAAGGCAAGCGCGGACATCCACGCCTTAAACCCAAAGGCAAAGAGCCTGAGTGGTTTTTTGGCAATCCAACGGTGGTGAACAATGTCGAAACCATCGCAAGTGTTCCCTACATCATCAACGAGGGCTATGGCGCGTACCAAATGTACGGCACGAAAGAATCCCCTGGCACGATGCTCTTTGGCATCAGCGGTCACGTAGAGCGTCCAGGTGTGTATGAACTCCCTTTTGGAACGTCCATGAAAGAGGTCATTTACGATCTGTGCGGTGGCATTAAAAATGGTAAAAAACTCAAAGCGGTCATCCCCGGTGGTTCATCGGTGCAAATCCTTCGAGCCGATGAGATCGAAGATATAACGCTTGATTACGAAAGCCTCAAAGCACATGGCTCATCCTTGGGAACAGGCGGCATGATCGTCATGGACGAAGATGTGAGCATCCCCGAAGTGATGAAAAGCCTCTTTGAGTTTTACCACCACGAATCCTGCGGGCAATGCACACCCTGTCGTGAAGGCACAGGCTGGGTCGATCGCATCTTAGCCAAAATCTTGGCAGGCAAAGGGACTAAAGAGGACTACCAAACCATCCTTGACGCATGTGATATGCTCAATGGTAAAACCATCTGCGTTTTTGCCCCCTCTGTTGCTTTTATAGCTCAGAGTTATTTGAAGAAATTTAAAGATGAGTTTGAAGTTCTCATTAAATAA
- a CDS encoding LysE family translocator, which yields MLSTIIAMSIFSFVMSISPGPVNLIIVSSGANYGIKKTMSFVSGATIGFTLLLMFVGFGFIKIIQAYPILFNYLSFAGSAFILYIGYKIVTAPSSEIEVKNDNNIPKFYEGFLLQWLNPKAWIAAASGISMFSSTNNHLFAFIIIYFLICYACLSVWAVLGNVATMLLKFNNGLSFFNKGMGLVLIATACYLIYLQFADMRGIMYG from the coding sequence ATGCTTTCTACCATCATTGCCATGAGCATTTTCTCATTTGTTATGTCCATTTCACCAGGACCTGTGAATCTTATCATTGTCTCTTCAGGTGCTAATTATGGCATCAAGAAAACAATGTCGTTTGTTTCAGGTGCAACAATTGGATTTACATTGTTACTTATGTTTGTTGGTTTTGGATTTATTAAGATTATTCAAGCCTATCCTATTTTGTTTAACTATCTTAGTTTTGCAGGCTCTGCATTTATTCTCTACATCGGCTACAAGATAGTTACTGCCCCTTCTTCAGAGATAGAAGTCAAAAACGATAATAATATTCCCAAATTTTATGAGGGTTTTTTACTGCAATGGCTTAATCCTAAAGCGTGGATTGCTGCAGCTTCTGGTATCTCAATGTTTTCTTCAACCAATAATCATCTTTTCGCTTTTATCATTATCTATTTTTTAATTTGCTATGCTTGCTTAAGCGTATGGGCGGTTTTAGGGAATGTCGCTACAATGCTTTTGAAATTTAACAACGGATTGAGTTTCTTTAATAAGGGAATGGGACTTGTACTCATTGCAACCGCTTGTTACTTAATATACTTACAATTCGCCGATATGAGAGGAATAATGTATGGATGA
- the sigZ gene encoding RNA polymerase sigma factor SigZ translates to MDDMATIWQEYHNQLLRFISSKVSDKEVAKDILHEVFIKIHTKIHTLEDPMKLKSWVYQITRNTIVDYYRSRQMHLDVPEWLEDESPLKNNAQVKEELSLCLGLLIAKLPEKYRQAIELSEMEGKTQQELAHIENISLSGAKSRVQRGRKMLQEMLFQCCELEISRYNEVISFELKDKNCKLER, encoded by the coding sequence ATGGATGATATGGCAACAATTTGGCAGGAATACCACAATCAACTTTTACGATTTATCAGCTCAAAAGTGAGCGATAAAGAGGTTGCAAAAGATATTTTACATGAAGTTTTTATCAAGATTCATACCAAAATTCATACGTTAGAAGACCCAATGAAACTTAAAAGTTGGGTTTATCAAATTACACGAAATACCATTGTGGACTATTACCGTAGCCGCCAAATGCATCTTGATGTTCCCGAATGGCTTGAAGATGAATCACCATTAAAAAACAATGCTCAGGTGAAAGAAGAGTTATCACTCTGCCTTGGACTTCTCATTGCAAAGCTTCCTGAAAAATACCGCCAAGCTATAGAGCTTTCAGAGATGGAAGGTAAAACACAACAAGAACTTGCTCACATTGAAAACATTTCGCTTTCAGGCGCAAAATCTCGTGTACAACGAGGGCGAAAAATGTTGCAAGAAATGCTTTTTCAGTGTTGTGAACTTGAGATTAGTCGTTACAATGAAGTGATTAGTTTTGAACTCAAAGATAAAAATTGCAAGCTTGAAAGGTAG